The genomic stretch GGAAGGTAACACCGCAAACTTCGCCTGCGTCACCAAGAACACGAGTTCGGTGGTCAACTGGTATCGAGACGGGATTGCGATAGCGGATATCGAGGTGAGTATTCGTTCCAAAattgacaagaaaaaaaaaaaagaaataaagaaaaacgacaCAATTGATTCCGCACTCCTGTGACGCAATTTGAATCCCGTCAAATTTCTATTCAAATAATACTTCATTCGCGTCCGACGTAgaaggaaatagaaaaagaaaaacgctCCCCTCGGTAGCGGCTGTCGCTATTTGTTTCCTTTAGGGGTAGACTGAAGTTCACGACTGAGCTCAGCTGTCTCTGTTTACCTGACCCACCATTAAAATACTTGACACAGATGTCAAGACGTGGAAACACCCTTGACAGAAAAAATACCCTGCTCAAGAGACGTCGAATCGCAAATCCTTGCTCGAGTGTTAACCAATATTTCGATCAAGCGTGAGTGAAGGGTTTTCACGTTGTTTACTCAGGATCTTCGCGATCGGGCGACCATTCGCAGCGATGGGACACTCACTATCACCTCAGCCGCCATGAGCGACCTGGGAGAATACACCTGCACCATTACCAGCCCGAACAACGAACGGCAGAGCGCCGCTGCCTTCTTAAACGTTCAGTGTAAGTTTCAGGTCAACTTGAAATGATGTAGCAATGAGAAAATGGATCATGGAGCGGTGGAATTCACGCggagttatttttttcccccagaCAAAGCGAAGGTTATTTACGCTCCGCGAGAAGTTTACCTGCCCTATGGGAGACCCGGACTTTTGGACTGTCACTTCAGGGCGAATCCACCATTGACCAATCTACGCTGGGACAAGGACGGATTTCTCTTCGATCCGTACAACGTTCAAGGGGTGTTTTACAGGCGGAACGGATCTTTGTACTTCAGCAAAGTCAACGAGACGCATTCAGGCAGTTACACCTGCACCCCGTTCAACAATCTTGGAACCGAGGGTCCCAGTCCGCCGATCAATGTGGTGAGCCATTCCTCTCTTTTCATCTTCCGGAACATACTATGGTGAGATCTTCACCGACCAAGCGTTCCAGATATAAACCAGACGAAAATTGTAAAGGTATCAACAACTCAGCGATTCAAGAGACGTTGCAGTTGGTCAGTGCGGCCAACGACCGGCTGAACGAAACTTTTTAAGTGTCGacttttattcttcaattacGCCCTCACGAATACGGTTCAGAGGATCGTAAGTCGTGAAGTATGTTTGTCAATCACGTTTCGTCCGAGGTGAAGAAACCTGTGTCCTAATAGAGTGACGTGTAACGTACAATTTGGGGACTAAGAAGTGCAGCCGATATCGGTGTAGCTCGAATTCTATCCCACCGATTTTCGAGTGTCCCTAATTTCGTTTGACCtcacgtttttctttcttcagaTAGTGCAAAGGCCGCCTGTTTTCACCGTAACTCCGCAGAATTTTTACATACAAAAACTGGGCGAGAGTATTGAGATACCATGCGACGCTAGAGACGGTGATCAGACCCATCGTCCAACCATCGTTTGGTTCAAAGTACGTTTTCCATCCGAACAAACGCGGACTCATTCTGAAAGAGTTTTACCGACTTGTCTAACTTTCTGACTTGTAACGCATGATGAGTGTGCACTAATGATTTATCATTCCCAAAATTGAGTGAACCGTCTCATGACGAAAAGAAGTGCATGCTCAACTCTGCTCTGGAATCGTTTCGTAATTGCTGGGTTCCATTTCGCGGGTTAATGAGTCCCACTGACACTCTCTTTCTTCTGAAGGACGGGACGCCACTTTCATCGGATCGGGTAGCCATCAACGGAGGAAATTTGACGATCGAACGGATCCAGGAGGAGGATCGAGGTGTCTACCAATGCGCGGCCAGCAACGAGGCAGCCACAGTCGTTGCTGATGCTGAACTCATGGTTCTGGACGCCCCGCCAAGAGCGCCGTACAATTTGAGTGCGACAAGCAGCAGGGACACTGTGATATTGCGATGGGTGCCAGGCTTTGTGCGGCCCAAGATGGAGTACTCGGTTTGGTAAGTGGAAAAACCCACGACAATGGAGGGTAATAACGGTAAAGAGGAATATCTATGTGTATATAAAGTGTCCGTAAAGTACCTAGAGAGAAATTAAGATGGAGTTGCTGCGGCAAAACTTCTGCAAAGCACCAATCAGGTTGAACCCAATTGAACCCTCATTCCTGTGCGCCAATTAGGACCACGTCCTCCACTACACGAACGCCGTTCTGGTCACTCCCTGAAATGTTATTTCGTGCTTTCCGGCGGACACATTGAGAGTCAGGGAGCCATGTGACATAGTGTTCCTTACCAGTACCCTTCATACCTTGGACGAAACGCCGACACTCACTGCTTCCCATTCCTTTACGAAATGTCAGGTACAGACCAACCGACACCTCCGAATGGcggacgatgaaaattttgtccCGAAAGACAACCGAGGCCACTATCAACAACTTGACCCCTGGTCGTGAGTACGAGTTCATGGTCCTGAGCAAGTATAAACACGGGGATGGAATGTTCAGCAAAGCTTTACGCATTTACACCAAACCAAGTACGTTTTTGATTTGCTAAAATCCGGTAGTTGGACTACTATTTTACACGATTGTCCGAAGCATCGGGGTTCATGGCACCTTTTACCTTTCAGGTGTCATTGATGAGAACTCTGCTTCAGAATTCAGGAGTCCGAAAGGTTAGCGAACTGCGGTAAAGTCTCTTTAGATTATGCAAAAAGGAGACGCTATGAAAAGGCTGATCTTAACCCTCAAACGAAACAAATGGCTGACACAATATTTGGGTTTCCGTTTAAACTCTGAAAcacgatcaattttttcttaacgTTACTATGTTGATGTACTTTTTGCCATCTCTATCGGTCCAGACATAAATTATCCAACTCGTATTCATGTGACCTTGAAATCTCACTTCATTCTCTCTTCTCAATCTCATCTTCATTGAAATAATCGATGTTTCAACATTACGAAGCCTTTTATTTTCGCTCATTTTAGTTATCCTTCACCGTTTGCTTTTGATATGATCTATTTAACAGGC from Neodiprion virginianus isolate iyNeoVirg1 chromosome 3, iyNeoVirg1.1, whole genome shotgun sequence encodes the following:
- the LOC124300397 gene encoding protein borderless isoform X3, producing the protein MRNLRTFLVALLFCKAQGYAHLLEEEKEPTFLTATVGGHIVFNCDLDFPHDLPIPYILRWNHEGALVYSWYDGEIIETDDYAGRIHLIGDGGGKGYGQGSINLTNIRETDQGWYECRVIFPNRTPSSRNNGTWAHLTIDVGADGAGSPNTSREVQIDETRGHTGVPLRPPIVTGENLLAVPPINQTTMEGNTANFACVTKNTSSVVNWYRDGIAIADIEDLRDRATIRSDGTLTITSAAMSDLGEYTCTITSPNNERQSAAAFLNVQYKAKVIYAPREVYLPYGRPGLLDCHFRANPPLTNLRWDKDGFLFDPYNVQGVFYRRNGSLYFSKVNETHSGSYTCTPFNNLGTEGPSPPINVIVQRPPVFTVTPQNFYIQKLGESIEIPCDARDGDQTHRPTIVWFKDGTPLSSDRVAINGGNLTIERIQEEDRGVYQCAASNEAATVVADAELMVLDAPPRAPYNLSATSSRDTVILRWVPGFVRPKMEYSVWYRPTDTSEWRTMKILSRKTTEATINNLTPGREYEFMVLSKYKHGDGMFSKALRIYTKPKSSEYMSTPRNLRVQPAVEGYLVTWDPPAHGSELVRVYTVRWFRGPLEQLYGMAETTDTSYLVKTLEEESYYTFEVTAMSLSDDFATSDRFGLEIPAYRRNRAISMGIVAGIGFLAAALAAVWWARKKFCRGLSNEK
- the LOC124300397 gene encoding protein borderless isoform X4, translated to MRNLRTFLVALLFCKAQGYAHLLEEEKEPTFLTATVGGHIVFNCDLDFPHDLPIPYILRWNHEGALVYSWYDGEIIETDDYAGRIHLIGDGGGKGYGQGSINLTNIRETDQGWYECRVIFPNRTPSSRNNGTWAHLTIDGENLLAVPPINQTTMEGNTANFACVTKNTSSVVNWYRDGIAIADIEDLRDRATIRSDGTLTITSAAMSDLGEYTCTITSPNNERQSAAAFLNVQYKAKVIYAPREVYLPYGRPGLLDCHFRANPPLTNLRWDKDGFLFDPYNVQGVFYRRNGSLYFSKVNETHSGSYTCTPFNNLGTEGPSPPINVIVQRPPVFTVTPQNFYIQKLGESIEIPCDARDGDQTHRPTIVWFKDGTPLSSDRVAINGGNLTIERIQEEDRGVYQCAASNEAATVVADAELMVLDAPPRAPYNLSATSSRDTVILRWVPGFVRPKMEYSVWYRPTDTSEWRTMKILSRKTTEATINNLTPGREYEFMVLSKYKHGDGMFSKALRIYTKPSVIDENSASEFRSPKESSEYMSTPRNLRVQPAVEGYLVTWDPPAHGSELVRVYTVRWFRGPLEQLYGMAETTDTSYLVKTLEEESYYTFEVTAMSLSDDFATSDRFGLEIPAYRRNRAISMGIVAGIGFLAAALAAVWWARKKFCRGLSNEK
- the LOC124300397 gene encoding protein borderless isoform X2; the encoded protein is MRNLRTFLVALLFCKAQGYAHLLEEEKEPTFLTATVGGHIVFNCDLDFPHDLPIPYILRWNHEGALVYSWYDGEIIETDDYAGRIHLIGDGGGKGYGQGSINLTNIRETDQGWYECRVIFPNRTPSSRNNGTWAHLTIDVGADGAGSPNTSREVQIDETRGHTGENLLAVPPINQTTMEGNTANFACVTKNTSSVVNWYRDGIAIADIEDLRDRATIRSDGTLTITSAAMSDLGEYTCTITSPNNERQSAAAFLNVQYKAKVIYAPREVYLPYGRPGLLDCHFRANPPLTNLRWDKDGFLFDPYNVQGVFYRRNGSLYFSKVNETHSGSYTCTPFNNLGTEGPSPPINVIVQRPPVFTVTPQNFYIQKLGESIEIPCDARDGDQTHRPTIVWFKDGTPLSSDRVAINGGNLTIERIQEEDRGVYQCAASNEAATVVADAELMVLDAPPRAPYNLSATSSRDTVILRWVPGFVRPKMEYSVWYRPTDTSEWRTMKILSRKTTEATINNLTPGREYEFMVLSKYKHGDGMFSKALRIYTKPSVIDENSASEFRSPKESSEYMSTPRNLRVQPAVEGYLVTWDPPAHGSELVRVYTVRWFRGPLEQLYGMAETTDTSYLVKTLEEESYYTFEVTAMSLSDDFATSDRFGLEIPAYRRNRAISMGIVAGIGFLAAALAAVWWARKKFCRGLSNEK
- the LOC124300397 gene encoding protein borderless isoform X1, with amino-acid sequence MRNLRTFLVALLFCKAQGYAHLLEEEKEPTFLTATVGGHIVFNCDLDFPHDLPIPYILRWNHEGALVYSWYDGEIIETDDYAGRIHLIGDGGGKGYGQGSINLTNIRETDQGWYECRVIFPNRTPSSRNNGTWAHLTIDVGADGAGSPNTSREVQIDETRGHTGVPLRPPIVTGENLLAVPPINQTTMEGNTANFACVTKNTSSVVNWYRDGIAIADIEDLRDRATIRSDGTLTITSAAMSDLGEYTCTITSPNNERQSAAAFLNVQYKAKVIYAPREVYLPYGRPGLLDCHFRANPPLTNLRWDKDGFLFDPYNVQGVFYRRNGSLYFSKVNETHSGSYTCTPFNNLGTEGPSPPINVIVQRPPVFTVTPQNFYIQKLGESIEIPCDARDGDQTHRPTIVWFKDGTPLSSDRVAINGGNLTIERIQEEDRGVYQCAASNEAATVVADAELMVLDAPPRAPYNLSATSSRDTVILRWVPGFVRPKMEYSVWYRPTDTSEWRTMKILSRKTTEATINNLTPGREYEFMVLSKYKHGDGMFSKALRIYTKPSVIDENSASEFRSPKESSEYMSTPRNLRVQPAVEGYLVTWDPPAHGSELVRVYTVRWFRGPLEQLYGMAETTDTSYLVKTLEEESYYTFEVTAMSLSDDFATSDRFGLEIPAYRRNRAISMGIVAGIGFLAAALAAVWWARKKFCRGLSNEK